The window ATGCAGCGCTCACAAGCGGCTGCGAATAGCAGAGTGAGACACTTCGCGGCTACACCTCGACTTCAGGCTTGACATGATACATAGCAGACCTGACGGAACGGGAAAAGATACCAATGAAAAGATGTCAGTCCGCCGCGGCGGACTGACCTACGAATATCGGGGAATATGAGATTGCCGCGTCGCTCCGCCGCCCCGGACATGCGCTAGAGGGTCAATACAAGCGGCAGCAGTTCATTGCAATGAACATTGCACCGGGCAATTCATCTTTGCCCCGCGGGAATCCTGTTGACTCAAGAACATTCCTCTCTATATTTCCCTTTCCAGAAAAAAGAGAAAAGGACCTTTTATAATGAAAATAGCAGTTATTGGCGCAGGGCTCATGGGACGCGCCGCCCTTTATGATCTCTGCCAAGCCGAGGGCGTTACCGGAACCGGGGTCTATGATATTTCGCCGACACTTGCCGCCGAAGTCGCAAGCCGATATGGGGACGCCAACACAATCCATGACCAGCTCGATGCTGGCAATGAAGAGCAGGCCTTCGGCATCCTCAAACGTTACGATGTTGCAGTTTCGTGTGTGACCTACAAATATAACCCCGGTTTGACCCGCGCGGCTATCAAAGCCGGGTGTCATCTGGTTGATCTTGGCGGCAACAACGATACCGTGCGGCAACAAATAGCCATGAATGACGAAGCCGAAAAGGCCAATGTCATAATTGTTCCGGATTGCGGCCTTGCGCCGGGGATGGTGTCCATTATCGCCGCTGACGGCATCTCCAAATTCGACAAAGTTCGTTCGTTAAAAATCCGCGTGGGTGGCTTGCCGCAATCACCGCGCCCGCCGCTCAATTATCAGATGGTTTTCAGCGCCGAAGGTCTTATCAACGAATATTGGGAGCCCTGTATAATTTTGGAGAATGGCGTCCATAAGACTGTGAATCCAATGTCCGATATTGAAGCGCTGGAGTTTGACGGCATCGGTGAACTCGAGGCCTTTTATACTTCCGGCGGGACATCGACATTGCCAGACACCTATCAGAATGTCATCGATTTTCTTGATTACAAGACCATACGATATCCAGGCCATTGCAAACTGATTAAGCCGATGCTGGAGATCGGTCTTGCATCGCGCAAACCTGTTTCAGTGAACGGTCAAATGGTTGAGCCTCGCGCGGTACTCAAAGCTGTGCTCGATCAGAATCTTTCATTCGGTGATTTAGACTTGGTTCTTGTCCGGCTTACCCTCGAAGGAACCAAAGCTGGGAAAGAGAAAAGAGTTGTCTATGAAATTGTCGACCGACAGGAGACACGAACCGGGCTCACTGCTATGATGCGCACAACTGCATTTCCGGCCGCGATTATTGCATGGATGGCTGCCGCAGGTCAGGTTTCAGTTCGGGGAGTGAAACCGCAGGAAGTGGCGATAACGCCATCGCTTTTTATTCCACAACTCAAAAAGCGCGGGATAAATTTGACAGTCAAAGAATCTTAAAAGAGATCGGTCGGGAAGGTCACTTCCAACTTTACGGTCTTGCCCGGATAGACAGCGATCGGATAGCTCACCGTATCAGTGGCCGGAGTGTAGATAAAGCGAAGCTCGCGGTTTCCAATTGGTATATTGCTGAACGAGAAATTACCTTTGTTGGTCGGATTGGTCGAGGCTGTCGTTGTGCTTCCTGCACCATTGGGAAATGTCAAAAGAATGCGGATGGAATCCTTGTAAATGGAGCCGGGGATTGTTTTGTTGGCGTCGGTGACTATACCGGAAATAGAGTTAGCAAGCAGGATCGCTGATGATGAAGCAAACAGTTTATCAATGGTTGAACCTGAGCCTGTCGAAGTGATCGTTGTTCCTGAATAGGAATAGTTCGATCCCCAGCCATCTTTTTTGTAGTCGGTCGGTGCGATTCCGGATTCCATATACGGCCCATCCCAAGTTGTGTATCCGCCTGGATTCGTTACGAGCGCATCGAGATTAGTAGGAAGCGAGCCAATATCCCCCACGTACCCAAAGTCAGCTCGGCTGCCCAAAGCGTACGTTTCAGGATTGCCAACGATGGCTTGTGCAAGCTGATCAAGTTCCTTTTTAGTCTGCTCGCTTTGTGCGGTCGAAATGGCCGAGCCCATTTTTTGCGTTGCCACACCCGCCATGATTCCCAAAATAATTATCACGAGAATGGTTTCAATAAGTGTAAAACCGCGTTGGCTGGACGCCGACTGCCGCTGTAAAAAAAGATTCACGGCGACACCCAAAGATTTGTAGAAAATGCGTGTTCATTATAGACTGTCGATTTGGGGGTTACTGTGACAAACCGCGATGTTGTATCATTGAGCGGTTTATAAATTACCTGCAGGTCATGATTTCCGATTGGGATGGAGTCGAAAGTGAAGAAACCGCCTGCGTTAGGCGTCTTCGTTTTCGTTATTGTACTGCCCGTCCCGTTTGGGATGGTCAGACGGAGGGTGATCGAATCTTTATATGTGCTTCCCGGGGGAGTGCCATCCAGATCATAGAGAATCCCGGTAACGCGATTAATTGTCAAATCGGACGATGCCTCCGCGACCTTTCTTACGATCGAAGTCCCGCCGCCTGTGGAGGTAATAGTCGTACTGCCGAACGTATAATCCACTCCCCAGCTGTCTTTTTTATAATCATCAGCTACCTGGCTGAAGCGATTAGGGATGTACGGTCCCCGCCATGTTGCATAGCCGCCTGGATTCGTGTAAAGCGCATCGAGATTTGCCGGAAGTGCCCCGACATCCCCAACATAACCAAAGTCAGTTCGTACTGAGTTATTGGCAAGGGTTGCGTTTCCTGCAATTGCCGTTGCAAGGGCATCAAGTTCAGCTTTTGTTTCCTCGACTCTGGAAATATCACTGATTGTTTTCCCTGAACGAAGCGCGACTGTGGCAAGAATGCCGGCGATGACAATTGCAATCACCAGCTCAACTAATGTAAAACCTGAGTTTTCACTTACTGGTGATATTACGGGCATGTTGGCAGCACCTCTGTAAAAGTTGACCCATCGGAAAGTAATATGGTGATTGTTCGACCAGACATGGAGACGCGCCCCCCACCGCCGTTCGTGTTATTGCTGCGAAAGTCTTCAATTCTCAACTGGATGCTGGACCCAGAATTGATGGTCTGTGCAGACGAGAATGTGTATGTCGTGCCTGATACTCCTCTCGGGGAACCAGCCAAATTAAAGACATTATTCGCGTTCCATACAATCTGGCTATAGTATGCGGTTGGAGCTGCCCATGTAACCCGTATGGTCGAAATGGTTCGAGATGCGCCGGTATTGTTTACAATCCACAGTCGCAAACTTGCGCAGCCGGTGCCATTGACGGTGTCAGAGCTGGCAACAAATGTAAGTGAGCTTGAGGTTGAACCAAAATGCGCTGATGCGAATTTTACATCAAGTCCCGGGCTATTTTTGTGCCGGGGCAGGACAGTGAAATTTCTTTTGAGCGTATCGTTTAAAGGCTTGTATATGACTTTAAAATCCCGCACCCCGGCAGGAAGCGAATCGATTGTGAATGCGCCCGATGAGTTGGGATTGACTGTCCGTGTAATATTTCCCGATGCCCCTCGAGGAAAAGTCACCACGATGTTCACTGAATCCTTCTTAATCGAGCCCGGGAGCGAATCATTCTTGTCTTTAATAATGCCTGTGACCGTGTTCAGAAGATAGTCAGATGAGGCATCTGCGATTTTTTCGGTGATGGCGCTTCCACCACCTGGGGAAGTAATGGTCACGCCGCCGGAGTAGGTGTAGGCCGCGCCCCAGTCGTCAAGTCTGTAAGAAACCGTGTCCTGAGTAAATTCGTTTTGAATATATGGGCCATCCCAGGTTGGCAAGCCCCCGGGATTTGTATAGAGGGCATTGAGATTGACTGGGAATGCGCCGATATCGCCGACATAACCAAAATCGGCGCGTTGACCGTCCTGCACTCTGTCAGGGTCGCCGGTTATGGCGCGACTGAGCATTTCCATCTCTCGCTGGGTGCGAACGCGTTTGGTATCTTCGACAATGACCGTCATAGATTGCATGGCGAATCCGAGCATCACCGCGATGATGACCATGACGACCGTCAATTCGATAAGACTGAACCCAGCCTGATTTCTACGCATCAATTTCATCACTACTACCAGACTTTCCGGAAAAGTTGTATCAGCAAGTTATGGTCGGAGCCAGCTTCGATATTGGCAGTTCGCGATAGTGTGTCGTTGTTCGGAGTGTACACTACACGCAGAGTATGAAGTCCGATCGGGATGGAGTCGAACTGGATTCTGCCATTGTAATCAGGAAATTTGATTTTGGTTGTGGTCGATCCGGTTCCGTTTGGGATTGTCAGCAGGGCTTTGACTGAATCTTTGTATGTCGTGCCGGGGGGAGTGTTATTCAGGTCGGTAATATTGAGGACAACTCGGTTGTACAGAAGATGATTTATCGAGGAAGCAAGCGTCTGGGTCATCGCGCTTCCTCCGCCAGTCGATGAAATTGTCGTCCCGCCAGTGTACGAATAGCCATTTCCCCAGGCATCGTTCAAGTATTCGCTATTTCCTCCTCCCGTCGAAAAGGGGTCGGAGATATACGGCCCATTCCATGTTGTATAGCCTCCGGGATTTGCCACAAGCCCGGTCAAGTTGACCGGCATGGCGCCAATATCGCCGATATAGCCATAATGTGTCCTGACTCCGCCAGAGCGAATGTCGGGATTGCCGATAACGGCATACGCAAGCCGCTTCATTTCTTCGCGGGTTTCCTCAACTCGTGAAATTGTCTGCGTCGCTTTCATCGACTTGGCCGCAATTGTGCCAAGAATGCCAATGATGATCATCACGACCACCAATTCGATAAGCGAGTAGCCCTTGCTGCGGCGAATCGATGCGTAAAATGAACGCTCTAATCTCTTATTTTTATGAACAGCCATATATGTTTTATATATCGGCAATCTATGGCTCAAGCTTTGGAAGGAAAAATGGCGCAAAAAAAGCAAAACCGGCGGTTAAGCCCCGCCGGTTCTGCTTAGAGAATTCTCGGTTTATGAGAATTAATAGTTAGAACGTATCATCGTCCCATTTTAATCCCGCTTTTTCAGGGATTCGGACAATTAAATCTTCTT is drawn from Candidatus Zixiibacteriota bacterium and contains these coding sequences:
- a CDS encoding type II secretion system protein; amino-acid sequence: MKLMRRNQAGFSLIELTVVMVIIAVMLGFAMQSMTVIVEDTKRVRTQREMEMLSRAITGDPDRVQDGQRADFGYVGDIGAFPVNLNALYTNPGGLPTWDGPYIQNEFTQDTVSYRLDDWGAAYTYSGGVTITSPGGGSAITEKIADASSDYLLNTVTGIIKDKNDSLPGSIKKDSVNIVVTFPRGASGNITRTVNPNSSGAFTIDSLPAGVRDFKVIYKPLNDTLKRNFTVLPRHKNSPGLDVKFASAHFGSTSSSLTFVASSDTVNGTGCASLRLWIVNNTGASRTISTIRVTWAAPTAYYSQIVWNANNVFNLAGSPRGVSGTTYTFSSAQTINSGSSIQLRIEDFRSNNTNGGGGRVSMSGRTITILLSDGSTFTEVLPTCP
- a CDS encoding prepilin-type N-terminal cleavage/methylation domain-containing protein, translating into MNLFLQRQSASSQRGFTLIETILVIIILGIMAGVATQKMGSAISTAQSEQTKKELDQLAQAIVGNPETYALGSRADFGYVGDIGSLPTNLDALVTNPGGYTTWDGPYMESGIAPTDYKKDGWGSNYSYSGTTITSTGSGSTIDKLFASSSAILLANSISGIVTDANKTIPGSIYKDSIRILLTFPNGAGSTTTASTNPTNKGNFSFSNIPIGNRELRFIYTPATDTVSYPIAVYPGKTVKLEVTFPTDLF
- a CDS encoding prepilin-type N-terminal cleavage/methylation domain-containing protein, with the translated sequence MAVHKNKRLERSFYASIRRSKGYSLIELVVVMIIIGILGTIAAKSMKATQTISRVEETREEMKRLAYAVIGNPDIRSGGVRTHYGYIGDIGAMPVNLTGLVANPGGYTTWNGPYISDPFSTGGGNSEYLNDAWGNGYSYTGGTTISSTGGGSAMTQTLASSINHLLYNRVVLNITDLNNTPPGTTYKDSVKALLTIPNGTGSTTTKIKFPDYNGRIQFDSIPIGLHTLRVVYTPNNDTLSRTANIEAGSDHNLLIQLFRKVW
- a CDS encoding saccharopine dehydrogenase C-terminal domain-containing protein, which translates into the protein MKIAVIGAGLMGRAALYDLCQAEGVTGTGVYDISPTLAAEVASRYGDANTIHDQLDAGNEEQAFGILKRYDVAVSCVTYKYNPGLTRAAIKAGCHLVDLGGNNDTVRQQIAMNDEAEKANVIIVPDCGLAPGMVSIIAADGISKFDKVRSLKIRVGGLPQSPRPPLNYQMVFSAEGLINEYWEPCIILENGVHKTVNPMSDIEALEFDGIGELEAFYTSGGTSTLPDTYQNVIDFLDYKTIRYPGHCKLIKPMLEIGLASRKPVSVNGQMVEPRAVLKAVLDQNLSFGDLDLVLVRLTLEGTKAGKEKRVVYEIVDRQETRTGLTAMMRTTAFPAAIIAWMAAAGQVSVRGVKPQEVAITPSLFIPQLKKRGINLTVKES
- a CDS encoding type II secretion system protein — encoded protein: MPVISPVSENSGFTLVELVIAIVIAGILATVALRSGKTISDISRVEETKAELDALATAIAGNATLANNSVRTDFGYVGDVGALPANLDALYTNPGGYATWRGPYIPNRFSQVADDYKKDSWGVDYTFGSTTITSTGGGTSIVRKVAEASSDLTINRVTGILYDLDGTPPGSTYKDSITLRLTIPNGTGSTITKTKTPNAGGFFTFDSIPIGNHDLQVIYKPLNDTTSRFVTVTPKSTVYNEHAFSTNLWVSP